A window from Engraulis encrasicolus isolate BLACKSEA-1 chromosome 13, IST_EnEncr_1.0, whole genome shotgun sequence encodes these proteins:
- the zgc:66484 gene encoding spermine oxidase isoform X1: MSRQVGLCTAKVVIIGAGFAGLAAAATLCESGFQNVRILEAKGRVGGRVHTVRPFGSDIIELGANWIHGQVGNPLFELGQKHGLMSESSAASTKMCLPGSVTPCDYFFREGGRLLREEDVEPVCALFSRLTSRAFDSELDDKHRCLSLGGYLDDAFSESPLSATADVQKVYEWCKRCECTDEASSSLYEVSASEIGHYVALDGGFFNSLGPGGYQAFIDILLNKLPPGLVMTNTPVVKIEWALNEKHQDKDVTHPVKVVCEDGQIFETDHVIVTLPLGVLKQTAERMFNPPLPDMKMTAIKRLELGVVDKIYLCFPERFWPEDCAGIQLLWDEGPEDAAVYNSQLEGEAWKETWFKKICGFDTVARHPNVLCGWITGREALHMEKMLDEEVGKVCVSLLRSFTGWPVPEVSEVLLTRWGCDPYVRGSYTFVPQGAQAEREHGALAAPLPSEPHSANTKPLQVLFAGEATHVNFYTTTHGAYLTGIREAQRLIDLYPY; the protein is encoded by the exons ATGAGTCGACAAGTCGGATTATGCACAGCCAAAGTAGTTATAATCGGAGCCGGATTCGCAGGTCTTGCCGCTGCAGCCACTCTATGCGAAAGTGGATTTCAAAATGTTAGGATCCTGGAAGCCAAAGGAAGAGTTGGCGGGAGGGTGCACACTGTCAGACCTTTTGGTTCAGACATCATAGAGCTAGGGGCTAATTGGATCCACGGGCAAGTAGGAAACCCTCTCTTTGAACTTGGTCAGAAGCATGGTCTGATGTCGGAAAGCTCTGCGGCCAGCACCAAAATGTGCCTGCCTGGGTCTGTAACTCCGTGTGACTATTTCTTTAGGGAGGGTGGGAGATTACTCCGGGAGGAGGACGTCGAGCCGGTGTGTGCCCTTTTCAGTCGACTGACCTCCCGCGCATTTGACTCCGAGTTGGACGACAAGCATCGCTGCCTCAGCCTCGGGGGTTACCTGGACGATGCCTTTTCAGAATCTCCTTTGTCAGCAACTGCGGATGTCCAAAAAGTGTACGAATGGTGCAAGCGGTGTGAGTGCACTGACGAGGCAAGTTCCTCCCTTTATGAGGTGTCTGCCTCAGAGATTGGTCACTATGTGGCACTTGACGGAGGCTTTTTCAATTCCCTTGGCCCAGGAGGATATCAAGCCTTCATAGACATACTTCTGAACAAGTTGCCTCCAGGCCTAGTAATGACAAATACACCTGTGGTAAAGATTGAATGGGCGTTAAATGAGAAACATCAGGACAAAGATGTAACTCATCCTGTGAAGGTTGTCTGTGAAGATGGTCAGATCTTTGAAACAGACCATGTGATCGTAACATTGCCATTGGGGGTGCTGAAGCAGACTGCAGAAAGGATGTTTAACCCCCCTCTCCCTGACATGAAGATGACTGCTATCAAAAGACTTGAACTTGGAGTCGTTGACAAGATCTACCTGTGCTTTCCTGAGAGGTTTTGGCCAGAGGACTGTGCTGGGATACAGCTTCTGTGGGATGAGGGACCAGAGGATGCTGCAGTCTACAACTCTCAGCTAGAAGGGGAGGCTTGGAAAGAGACCTGGTTTAAGAAGATATGTGGCTTTGACACAGTAGCTCGTCATCCCAATGTGCTGTGTGGCTGGATCACAGGCAGAGAGGCTCTTCACATGGAGAAGATGCTGGATGAAGAAGTGGGCAAAGTCTGTGTGAG TCTCCTCAGGTCCTTCACTGGCTGGCCTGTTCCTGAGGTGTCTGAGGTGCTGTTGACCAGGTGGGGATGTGACCCCTATGTGCGTGGCTCCTACACATTTGTCCCCCAGGGGGCGCAAGCGGAGAGGGAACACGGCGCGCTGGCTGCACCGCTTCCCTCTGAGCCACACTCTGCCAACACAAAG CCTCTGCAGGTGCTGTTTGCTGGGGAGGCGACGCACGTGAACTTTTACACCACTACGCACGGCGCTTATCTCACAGGTATCAGAGAGGCACAGAGGCTCATTGACCTCTATCCCTACTAG
- the zgc:66484 gene encoding spermine oxidase isoform X2: MSRQVGLCTAKVVIIGAGFAGLAAAATLCESGFQNVRILEAKGRVGGRVHTVRPFGSDIIELGANWIHGQVGNPLFELGQKHGLMSESSAASTKMCLPGSVTPCDYFFREGGRLLREEDVEPVCALFSRLTSRAFDSELDDKHRCLSLGGYLDDAFSESPLSATADVQKVYEWCKRCECTDEASSSLYEVSASEIGHYVALDGGFFNSLGPGGYQAFIDILLNKLPPGLVMTNTPVVKIEWALNEKHQDKDVTHPVKVVCEDGQIFETDHVIVTLPLGVLKQTAERMFNPPLPDMKMTAIKRLELGVVDKIYLCFPERFWPEDCAGIQLLWDEGPEDAAVYNSQLEGEAWKETWFKKICGFDTVARHPNVLCGWITGREALHMEKMLDEEVGKVCVSLLRSFTGWPVPEVSEVLLTRWGCDPYVRGSYTFVPQGAQAEREHGALAAPLPSEPHSANTKPLQVLFAGEATHVNFYTTTHGAYLTES, encoded by the exons ATGAGTCGACAAGTCGGATTATGCACAGCCAAAGTAGTTATAATCGGAGCCGGATTCGCAGGTCTTGCCGCTGCAGCCACTCTATGCGAAAGTGGATTTCAAAATGTTAGGATCCTGGAAGCCAAAGGAAGAGTTGGCGGGAGGGTGCACACTGTCAGACCTTTTGGTTCAGACATCATAGAGCTAGGGGCTAATTGGATCCACGGGCAAGTAGGAAACCCTCTCTTTGAACTTGGTCAGAAGCATGGTCTGATGTCGGAAAGCTCTGCGGCCAGCACCAAAATGTGCCTGCCTGGGTCTGTAACTCCGTGTGACTATTTCTTTAGGGAGGGTGGGAGATTACTCCGGGAGGAGGACGTCGAGCCGGTGTGTGCCCTTTTCAGTCGACTGACCTCCCGCGCATTTGACTCCGAGTTGGACGACAAGCATCGCTGCCTCAGCCTCGGGGGTTACCTGGACGATGCCTTTTCAGAATCTCCTTTGTCAGCAACTGCGGATGTCCAAAAAGTGTACGAATGGTGCAAGCGGTGTGAGTGCACTGACGAGGCAAGTTCCTCCCTTTATGAGGTGTCTGCCTCAGAGATTGGTCACTATGTGGCACTTGACGGAGGCTTTTTCAATTCCCTTGGCCCAGGAGGATATCAAGCCTTCATAGACATACTTCTGAACAAGTTGCCTCCAGGCCTAGTAATGACAAATACACCTGTGGTAAAGATTGAATGGGCGTTAAATGAGAAACATCAGGACAAAGATGTAACTCATCCTGTGAAGGTTGTCTGTGAAGATGGTCAGATCTTTGAAACAGACCATGTGATCGTAACATTGCCATTGGGGGTGCTGAAGCAGACTGCAGAAAGGATGTTTAACCCCCCTCTCCCTGACATGAAGATGACTGCTATCAAAAGACTTGAACTTGGAGTCGTTGACAAGATCTACCTGTGCTTTCCTGAGAGGTTTTGGCCAGAGGACTGTGCTGGGATACAGCTTCTGTGGGATGAGGGACCAGAGGATGCTGCAGTCTACAACTCTCAGCTAGAAGGGGAGGCTTGGAAAGAGACCTGGTTTAAGAAGATATGTGGCTTTGACACAGTAGCTCGTCATCCCAATGTGCTGTGTGGCTGGATCACAGGCAGAGAGGCTCTTCACATGGAGAAGATGCTGGATGAAGAAGTGGGCAAAGTCTGTGTGAG TCTCCTCAGGTCCTTCACTGGCTGGCCTGTTCCTGAGGTGTCTGAGGTGCTGTTGACCAGGTGGGGATGTGACCCCTATGTGCGTGGCTCCTACACATTTGTCCCCCAGGGGGCGCAAGCGGAGAGGGAACACGGCGCGCTGGCTGCACCGCTTCCCTCTGAGCCACACTCTGCCAACACAAAG CCTCTGCAGGTGCTGTTTGCTGGGGAGGCGACGCACGTGAACTTTTACACCACTACGCACGGCGCTTATCTCACAG
- the LOC134460883 gene encoding sterol 26-hydroxylase, mitochondrial has translation MAARVAVSWAGQRSSLLRPKPVPSVPEWSRTASGDAAAAAAVAAAAPAGILDGSKLKTADDLPQVKAWESLYRVIFKGYLNRLHELQILDKQLYGPIYRTAAGNQFSIVLNSVELVEELLRKDEKFPSRGDMSLWTEYRDMRDLGYGPFTEEGQKWYKLRAVLNKRMLHPKDSVQYGDVVNEVVTDFIGRIQHLRRTSQTGDLVTNLSNELYRFSLEGISSILFETRIGCLEESIPKETQDFIDSIAKMFTYSMPVVLTPKWSRNILPFWNRYIAGWEGIFKFAGKLVDAKMDAIQKCVDAGKEVEGEYLTYLLSSTNMSHKEVYGSVAELLLAGVDTTSNTMMWTFYQLSREPEIQDILYQEVKSTIKEDRIPTAQDVTNMPYLKAVIKETLRMYPVVPINGRRLTEKDVVVGGYYFPKKTNFSLCHYSICHDEKVFSEPSKFKPERFLRDGRTTRPNPFGSIPFGFGVRGCVGRRIAELEMYLALARIIKQFEIRPDPTVGDVKVINRIVLVADREINLHFIERSPSGSL, from the exons ATGGCTGCACGGGTGGCTGTCAGCTGGGCTGGTCAGAGGAGCTCTCTGCTCCGACCGAAGCCTGTGCCCTCTGTCCCAGAATGGAGTCGAACAGCCAGCggagacgcagcagcagcagcggcagtggCGGCAGCAGCACCCGCGGGGATCCTGGATGGCAGCAAACTGAAGACGGCAGATGACCTTCCACAGGTCAAGGCTTGGGAAAGCTTGTACAGAGTGATTTTTAAAGGCTATCTCAACCGGCTGCATGAGCTCCAG ATACTTGACAAACAGCTATATGGACCCATCTATAGGACGGCAGCAGGCAACCAATTCTCTATAGTGTTGAACAGCGTGGAGCTGGTGGAGGAGCTCCTCAGGAAAGATGAGAAGTTTCCCTCTCGCGGGGACATGTCCCTCTGGACTGAGTATCGAGACATGAGAGACCTCGGTTATGGCCCCTTcacaga GGAGGGCCAAAAGTGGTACAAGCTGAGAGCTGTGCTCAACAAGCGCATGCTGCACCCCAAGGACTCCGTGCAGTATGGGGATGTTGTCAATGAGGTTGTCACAGACTTCATTGGGAGAATACAGCACCTTCGCAGGACCAGTCAAACTGGGGATCTGGTTACCAACTTGTCCAATGAGCTCTACCGCTTCTCTCTTGAGG GAATCTCGTCTATTCTCTTTGAAACTCGAATTGGTTGTTTGGAAGAATCGATCCCAAAGGAGACCCAGGACTTCATTGACTCCATTGCAAAGATGTTTACCTACAGCATGCCTGTGGTGCTCACGCCTAAGTGGTCCCGCAACATCCTGCCCTTTTGGAATCGCTACATCGCAGGATGGGAGGGCATCTTCAAGTTTG CTGGAAAGCTGGTAGACGCCAAGATGGACGCCATTCAGAAGTGCGTGGACGCCGGcaaagaggtggagggggagtaCCTGACCTACCTGCTCTCAAGCACCAACATGAGTCACAAAGAGGTGTATGGAAGTGTAGCGGAGTTGCTTTTGGCTGGAGTAGACACG ACATCAAACACCATGATGTGGACTTTCTATCAGCTCTCAAGGGAGCCTGAAATTCAAGACATCTTGTACCAAGAAGTGAAGTCCACTATTAAGGAGGATAGAATTCCCACGGCCCAGGATGTCACAAACATGCCTTATCTCAAGGCTGTCATCAAAGAAACGCTGAG AATGTACCCCGTGGTACCAATAAATGGGCGACGCCTGACAGAAAAAGATGTCGTAGTTGGAGGCTATTATTTTCCAAAAAAG ACAAATTTTTCATTATGCCATTACTCCATCTGTCACGATGAGAAAGTCTTCTCTGAGCCGTCCAAGTTCAAACCGGAGCGCTTCTTAAGGGATGGAAGGACCACCAGACCGAACCCCTTCGGCTCCATCCCGTTTGGGTTCGGGGTGAGAGGCTGTGTCGGCCGGCGGATTGCAGAGCTGGAGATGTATCTTGCTCTGGCAAGG ATCATCAAGCAATTTGAAATCAGACCAGATCCAACGGTCGGTGATGTGAAGGTCATAAACCGGATCGTGCTGGTCGCGGACAGAGAAATAAACTTGCACTTTATAGAGAGGAGCCCAAGTGGATCCTTGTGA
- the LOC134460890 gene encoding mitochondrial chaperone BCS1, whose translation MPLSDFLGALKDNPYFGAGFGLVGVGTALAVARKGAQIGMIFFRRNYMITLEVPSRDKSYHWLLSWITKHAHRTQHLSVETSYLQHESGRVHTQFDFHPSPGNHIIWYGNRWIRVERTREKQMVDLHTGTPWESVTFTALGRNRQVFMNILQEARELALKQEEGRTVMYTAMGGDWRPFGFPRRRRPLSSVVLETGVTDRIVEDVKEFISNPKWYTDRGIPYRRGYLLYGPPGCGKSSFITALAGELGYSICLMSLSDRSLSDDRLNHLLTVAPQQSIILLEDVDAAFISRELLPTENPMAYQGMGRLTFSGLLNSLDGVASSEARIVFMTTNFIDRLDPALIRPGRVDLKQYVGHCSHFQLTQMFHRFYPEESAGQADKFAEHALAMHTDISAAQVQGHFMLYKLDPAGAIDNVSQMKA comes from the exons ATGCCTCTATCAGACTTTCTCGGAGCACTGAAGGACAACCCTTACTTTGGGGCTGGCTTCGGTCTGGTGGGTGTTGGAACAGCTCTGGCTGTCGCAAGGAAGGGAGCACAGATCGGTATGATCTTTTTTAGGAGGAACTATATGATCACTTTAGAGGTGCCAAGCAGAGACAAGAGTTATCACTGGTTGCTGAGTTGGATTACGAAGCACGCACACAGAACACAGCATCTCAGTGTTGAGACATCATACCTTCAACATGAGAGTGGACGGGTACACACACAGTTCGACTTCCACCCCAGTCCTGGCAATCACATCATATG GTATGGGAACAGGTGGATTCGAGTTGAGAGGACCAGGGAGAAGCAAATGGTGGATCTCCACACAGGAACACCATGGGAGTCCGTGACCTTTACAGCCCTTGGGAGGAACAGGCAGGTTTTCATGAACATTCTTCAGGAAG CTCGAGAGCTGGCCTTGAAGCAGGAGGAGGGCCGGACGGTGATGTACACTGCAATGGGAGGCGATTGGCGACCGTTTGGCTTTCCAAGGCGTCGACGGCCTCTCTCCTCTGTAGTCCTAGAGACAGGCGTGACGGACAGGATCGTGGAGGATGTGAAGGAGTTCATTAGCAACCCAAAATGGTACACGGATAGAG GAATTCCCTACAGAAGAGGATATCTTCTTTATGGTCCTCCAGGGTGTGGAAAGAGCAGTTTCAT taCGGCACTGGCTGGAGAGCTGGGCTACAGTATTTGCCTGATGAGCTTGAGCGACCGCAGTCTGTCTGACGACCGGCTTAACCACCTGCTGACGGTGGCTCCACAGCAGAGCATCATCCTACTGGAGGACGTGGATGCTGCCTTCATCAGCCGGGAGCTGCTTCCCACCGAGA ATCCAATGGCCTACCAGGGGATGGGAAGGCTGACATTCAGTGGGCTTCTCAACTCTTTGGACGGGGTGGCCTCCTCTGAAGCAAGAATAGTCTTCATGACTACCAATTTTATTGACAG GCTGGATCCGGCTCTGATCCGTCCGGGCCGCGTGGACCTGAAACAGTACGTGGGCCACTGCTCTCACTTCCAACTCACCCAGATGTTCCATCGGTTCTACCCAGAGGAGTCCGCGGGGCAAGCAGACAAGTTTGCGGAACACGCTCTGGCCATGCACACGGACATCAGTGCGGCACAGGTACAGGGACACTTCATGCTCTACAAACTGGACCCTGCTGGCGCCATTGACAATGTGAGCCAAATGAAGGCATGA